Part of the Tribolium castaneum strain GA2 chromosome 4, icTriCast1.1, whole genome shotgun sequence genome is shown below.
ACGAACGCTCAGTACGTCCACAACgttctataaaaaattaagtatacAACAAATCATTAAGTACGTATTTCCTGCACTAGAACAATATCATAATACGTTATCGTGACTTTTTTATGACTATCGTAGAAACTGAAACATTTTCTAGTACCTacctaaataaaattaatttgttcgCATACATTTAAGTGATATAACCACAATAAAGCGTTATTTACAATACTTGAATTATTACAATAACCTATGAACACTTTGGAAAATGGTAATATCAGGTTACGACACTAAACTGAGTTCCTCAATCTAATGTATCACAATTAAAAATCAGATTAGGTATTATTCCTCCTCGGAACCCTTATGCGTATTATCCTTCTGTTATCAGAGGGATGAATCAAATCACTTTTATTCCTCCACTCTCGCCGTTCCTGCTCTTCATGTCGCCGTTTCCTATCAACATAATTGATTACACAACTGGTAGGGATCCACAAAAGGGCAGTAACTAGCACAACAGTCCCTACGATATTATCGcgtaaaaacaacaaaactttATTGATGTTGATATCTTCGATAATATCCCAAAATCGCTCAACCACATCCTGGACAGTTTTCTCGCAATGCCCTTTGTTGCAAAACCCTTGGATACAGGGCGTGCCATCCGCTAAAATGTCAGGTGGGTCGACCGGAGAACACGTCTCGTTAATGCTGGACCGGCAGCAACGTTTGCACGCATCCACaactggaaaaaaaatattgtttttttatttatttcttctgTCGTAATTAAAAATCTTGACATGAAAAGAGTGCCACTCACTTATATCGCACATGCAGCTCTGCAGGCCTTGCGTTTCGCAAAACGGAATACACTTGCCCCCTTTGCACTTCCCCCGTTCCTGACAGTTGGTCCCATCGGCCATCGGGGGGCTCTTGGGGCACTCCGACTGGTGTCCGGTACATTTAGATTCTTGCTCACACGTCGCATATTGCGCCTCTCTGCACTTCACCTCGCTGGTCATATACTGGCAATTCTGGCAACAGGGCGAGTTTTTATCGCTACAAACTGCTTTCGGCCGCAACTTGCAGTCTTTATCGCAACACGCATCATTGTCTTCAGTCCCCAAAAGCCCAGCGTCGCATTCTTCATCGCCTTCGACGCGTAAATTCCCGCAGAAGCTTTCTTCCGGTTCGGAGAAACAACGGCCGGATTTAGCTTGGAGGACTTTTCGGATTGAGCGCAAACTGCACGGAGAGAatctctgaaattttttttatgagatTTGGTTGGGGTTTGGACGGGGGGTACTTTGTTATTGACGTCGTAGCCGCTGACGCTGTAGGTGTACATGAGATAGGAGCCCCCTTGACTAGCACTGGGTGAGCATTCGGGGATGTCGGGGTCGTGTTCCGAGCCCCAGTTGTGGCCGAATTCGTGAGCGGTCACCAAGTCCGCCTCCCGGGTTATCACTCTTTGGCCGTAGTGGTTGCGGCTCGAGCTCAAACCCGAGTTCAGGTACAGGGTGTAGCCGTTCTTGAAATATTCTGCAAGGTTTGACATTGGAGACTTCGAAAATAATTGCCGTCCCAAGCTAAACGCAATATCTgaattttaaccaatttatcataatataataaataataataataataatactataaaGTCAAAAATACTTTTGGCAGACTCACCCGGTATTATTTTACTATAATAAAAGGGGCATAATCGACTatctttaattgtttttttttttgaaaaaaaatactgtattgAAGTTATTGTTCATTAATTTAGAGAAATAATTGCTAATAAGGTAAAATCtgaaaactcatttttttaattgttaattaattttttaattgcttggGACAGCCGATGTTGtcagttaaatttttcaacaaaaaaacaaacatgaaacaaataaacaaaatgaagcATATCAACAGTTtgcgaaaaaacaaaattgtgtttattaattgaaaaatagcTGAAGATAAATTACTACTGCATGCATTAGAAGAAGAAATGAGTAGGCGGAAAGCTCTAGAGATTGAATACCTGGGGTACAGATGCCCCCGACAGAGTTGCGTCTGGGAGATCCCACATAAGCTAATCCCAAAATACCTCCTTCAAATTTAAGATCGGTAAACAAGTGGGCCAAACAGAAGTCTTTGTGAGTATATTCCCTGCTGAAAACCTACACCAGGACGGGTAACTGTTAGTACAGACAAATAGCCAAAAGAACTAAAAACACACAACGaaacaagcaaaaaaaaacaaaaggagAAATGATAATAACCCGGTGTACAGATGCCTCCATGCGATCCTCTTCTAGGTGAAGCAATATACGCCAAGCCTAAAACTACAGAGTCCCTAGCTTGGAACGTTTGGTGCGTGAACAAATGTGCTAAACAAACTTCTCTATTTTGGGGGTTGCGTGAAAACACCTTCaacgttcaaataaaaatcaaacaaaaataaacacccAAACAACAACCAATCAAATCACCTCCAACAGAGTCCTCACGTCCCATTTCTCACGCACCATATTATAGTGGGCTTCGCCGGCCTTAATTCTGGTCGGTTCGCTGTgaactacaatttttttaataacaaaacccATTCCCTTGAACCCGTCCACTTCCTGCCTGTCTTGCCAGATCGTATCGTTGTAGATTTTATGCACACGATCTATGAGGCTAATCAGATAATTGATGGTAGTCTTCGTGTTACTGGCGCCCATCTCTTGGAAAAACCTATAATCGGCGACCAACAAAAGGGGGCACCGTGTCTTCGTTGGAGTGTATTCGTATTGATCCACTTGTCTCTTTTCCCTGTGGTGCTCCCTAGTCCACTGATTTCGCCCCTCGAACTCATCCTCGAGTTCGTCTCCTTCTTTAACATAGCCGCAAATGCGGGGACCCACTTGACCGGGGGGAAGGTCGTCATGGTCCCAGCTAAATTTCACGTCCGATTGTTTGTACGTAATCATGGTTTTGTTGTCTAAGTGCGGAATGTGGCGCCAGGATGGCTACAAAAGcgccttaatttttttcttaattaaattgcTATACCTCGATGTGGTAGATTTCTTCAGGTAGGTGGATGCTACCGGTCATTATACCATCTTCCATGTGCAAACTCACATGAGAAGCGGTCTCTCCGAAAACGCGACCGTGGTAAAAGTCGTCAtggtctaaataaaaaaaaaacatttcttcaatttttgttgataaattCTAAAGTAACTTATGTCTCGATTAACACATCTATCATAGGTATTATAGCCTTCATAACATtacaaaagtgtaaaaaagcATTTAACACCTACTTTATAAGTAGTTTGAGATAATTTTTAGAGATTTGTACCTATGTGAACGGAAGTTTCTTTCCCGTCCCCGTCAACGGCATAAGCCCTGAACTTGGAATGTAAAACGCTCCTCTTAGGAGTCAAAATAAGTCGAAAATCCCGTCCATgtgtataaaaattaacttcCTTTATCTTGTTAAAAGGATGACTGCCGTCCGTAGTGCCCCTTTTAACAACTTTGTGCGTTATTTCATTTGCATGAATTGTCTCAAAATGTTTcagatttttataaattgaccctatgaaataaattgatttgaaat
Proteins encoded:
- the Tace gene encoding ADAM 17-like protease isoform X1, which translates into the protein MDYFLLFTIVFIGVEGSIYKNLKHFETIHANEITHKVVKRGTTDGSHPFNKIKEVNFYTHGRDFRLILTPKRSVLHSKFRAYAVDGDGKETSVHIDHDDFYHGRVFGETASHVSLHMEDGIMTGSIHLPEEIYHIEPSWRHIPHLDNKTMITYKQSDVKFSWDHDDLPPGQVGPRICGYVKEGDELEDEFEGRNQWTREHHREKRQVDQYEYTPTKTRCPLLLVADYRFFQEMGASNTKTTINYLISLIDRVHKIYNDTIWQDRQEVDGFKGMGFVIKKIVVHSEPTRIKAGEAHYNMVREKWDVRTLLEVFSRNPQNREVCLAHLFTHQTFQARDSVVLGLAYIASPRRGSHGGICTPEYFKNGYTLYLNSGLSSSRNHYGQRVITREADLVTAHEFGHNWGSEHDPDIPECSPSASQGGSYLMYTYSVSGYDVNNKRFSPCSLRSIRKVLQAKSGRCFSEPEESFCGNLRVEGDEECDAGLLGTEDNDACCDKDCKLRPKAVCSDKNSPCCQNCQYMTSEVKCREAQYATCEQESKCTGHQSECPKSPPMADGTNCQERGKCKGGKCIPFCETQGLQSCMCDIIVDACKRCCRSSINETCSPVDPPDILADGTPCIQGFCNKGHCEKTVQDVVERFWDIIEDININKVLLFLRDNIVGTVVLVTALLWIPTSCVINYVDRKRRHEEQERREWRNKSDLIHPSDNRRIIRIRVPRRNNT
- the Tace gene encoding ADAM 17-like protease isoform X2 → MDYFLLFTIVFIGVEGSIYKNLKHFETIHANEITHKVVKRGTTDGSHPFNKIKEVNFYTHGRDFRLILTPKRSVLHSKFRAYAVDGDGKETSVHIDHDDFYHGRVFGETASHVSLHMEDGIMTGSIHLPEEIYHIEPSWRHIPHLDNKTMITYKQSDVKFSWDHDDLPPGQVGPRICGYVKEGDELEDEFEGRNQWTREHHREKRQVDQYEYTPTKTRCPLLLVADYRFFQEMGASNTKTTINYLISLIDRVHKIYNDTIWQDRQEVDGFKGMGFVIKKIVVHSEPTRIKAGEAHYNMVREKWDVRTLLEVFSREYTHKDFCLAHLFTDLKFEGGILGLAYVGSPRRNSVGGICTPEYFKNGYTLYLNSGLSSSRNHYGQRVITREADLVTAHEFGHNWGSEHDPDIPECSPSASQGGSYLMYTYSVSGYDVNNKRFSPCSLRSIRKVLQAKSGRCFSEPEESFCGNLRVEGDEECDAGLLGTEDNDACCDKDCKLRPKAVCSDKNSPCCQNCQYMTSEVKCREAQYATCEQESKCTGHQSECPKSPPMADGTNCQERGKCKGGKCIPFCETQGLQSCMCDIIVDACKRCCRSSINETCSPVDPPDILADGTPCIQGFCNKGHCEKTVQDVVERFWDIIEDININKVLLFLRDNIVGTVVLVTALLWIPTSCVINYVDRKRRHEEQERREWRNKSDLIHPSDNRRIIRIRVPRRNNT